One genomic segment of Fervidobacterium pennivorans includes these proteins:
- a CDS encoding ABC transporter ATP-binding protein, translated as MNFDSPQNKIIDLVNLKKYFPIRAGVFLQIKGWVKALENVSLSIQKDTVIGVVGESGCGKTTLAKLIVKIHEPTEGKILFFKDEKEYDVTRKLGDVSSAFRRDIQMIYQNPFDSLDPRMSIYEVIAEPLRAHRIFENRKEEQEYVKELMQKVGLNPDMLSRYPHEFSGGQRQRIAIARAIALKPRLIVCDEPTSALDVSVQNQIINLLASLRSEYHMSYLFISHNLDVVRYLSDRIYIMYLGNVVEEGNSDEVFSRPLHPYTISLMQAIPDWNPKARKFHKLTLEGEPPSPINPPSGCPFHPRCPYAQDVCKKEKPQLTGVEHKVACHFPQG; from the coding sequence ATGAATTTTGATAGTCCTCAAAACAAAATAATTGATTTGGTGAATCTCAAGAAGTATTTCCCAATAAGAGCGGGCGTTTTTTTACAAATAAAGGGTTGGGTAAAAGCTCTTGAAAATGTTTCTCTGTCAATTCAAAAAGATACAGTGATTGGAGTTGTGGGTGAATCAGGGTGTGGTAAGACAACTTTAGCAAAGCTGATCGTTAAAATCCATGAACCTACTGAGGGGAAGATTCTGTTCTTCAAAGACGAAAAAGAATACGATGTTACACGCAAACTTGGAGATGTGAGTTCCGCTTTCAGAAGAGACATTCAGATGATATACCAAAATCCGTTTGATTCACTTGATCCGAGAATGAGCATATATGAAGTCATCGCAGAACCACTGCGAGCACATCGCATTTTTGAAAACAGGAAAGAAGAGCAAGAGTACGTAAAAGAACTTATGCAAAAAGTAGGTTTAAACCCGGATATGTTGAGTCGATATCCTCACGAATTCTCAGGCGGTCAAAGACAGAGAATAGCCATCGCACGTGCTATTGCTTTAAAACCAAGACTGATAGTTTGCGATGAACCGACCTCCGCGCTGGATGTATCGGTTCAAAACCAGATAATCAATTTACTTGCCAGCCTGAGGTCCGAGTATCATATGAGCTACCTGTTCATCTCACATAACTTAGACGTTGTAAGATATTTGAGTGATCGGATTTACATTATGTACCTTGGGAATGTGGTTGAAGAGGGAAACTCAGACGAAGTATTTTCAAGACCTCTTCATCCCTACACCATCTCTTTGATGCAAGCTATTCCAGACTGGAATCCAAAAGCTCGGAAATTTCATAAATTGACACTCGAGGGAGAGCCACCAAGTCCAATAAATCCACCTTCCGGTTGTCCGTTCCATCCACGTTGTCCATACGCTCAAGACGTATGCAAAAAAGAAAAACCTCAACTAACAGGAGTCGAACACAAAGTGGCTTGTCATTTTCCACAAGGATAG
- a CDS encoding serine hydrolase domain-containing protein — protein sequence MSKTNFWKRVDEIIYSGIDEKVFPGAVLLVGDLNGVIYEKAYGTLDEETPVELSTLYDLASITKVIATTTAVMKLLEEGRLTLSDSVGLFLDVPEEKEKVTIFELLTHTSGIQPYSDLWRILRGEQLKNEVIRIQPTCRGKMQYSCLNFITLMAIVEQITSQSFDTYVLSLLNLPNTLFRPREVERCAPTSVRDGKRLRGEPDDELAYYIGGVSGNAGLFSTARDIHTYVLRLLKGEYVTKNVLKLFTETLVQDPSDPNTKRHLGWMAPVKGGSSGDFGNERMFGHTGFTGTSLWITPEGLHVILLTNKCFYDRWDQRIQRIRMLVHNVIFANLL from the coding sequence ATGAGTAAAACGAATTTTTGGAAGAGGGTTGACGAGATTATATACTCAGGTATTGACGAGAAAGTGTTTCCAGGTGCAGTTCTGTTAGTAGGAGATCTTAACGGTGTCATTTACGAAAAGGCTTACGGCACGTTAGATGAAGAAACTCCAGTGGAACTTTCAACCTTGTACGATTTGGCAAGCATTACAAAAGTCATAGCAACGACGACCGCTGTCATGAAACTTCTCGAAGAAGGTCGCCTTACATTAAGCGATAGTGTGGGACTTTTTCTCGATGTGCCTGAGGAAAAGGAAAAGGTCACGATATTTGAATTACTAACGCACACTTCAGGTATTCAGCCTTACAGTGACCTGTGGAGAATATTAAGAGGAGAGCAATTAAAGAATGAAGTGATACGCATACAGCCAACTTGTCGCGGTAAGATGCAGTACTCATGCTTGAACTTTATTACATTGATGGCCATCGTTGAACAGATAACCAGTCAAAGTTTTGATACCTATGTACTAAGTTTGCTCAACCTACCGAATACTTTGTTCAGACCTCGGGAAGTAGAGAGATGTGCCCCCACAAGTGTGAGAGACGGAAAAAGGTTAAGGGGCGAACCCGACGATGAGTTGGCTTATTACATAGGCGGTGTTAGTGGAAATGCTGGTTTATTTTCAACCGCAAGGGACATACACACATACGTTCTTCGACTCCTCAAAGGTGAGTATGTTACAAAAAACGTTTTAAAACTTTTCACTGAAACACTTGTCCAAGATCCATCCGATCCGAATACCAAAAGACACTTGGGATGGATGGCCCCAGTTAAAGGAGGAAGCTCAGGGGATTTTGGCAACGAGCGAATGTTTGGGCATACTGGCTTCACAGGTACCAGCCTCTGGATAACTCCAGAAGGTCTTCATGTAATCTTGTTAACAAACAAATGTTTTTACGATCGCTGGGACCAGCGTATACAAAGAATAAGGATGCTTGTACATAACGTTATCTTTGCAAATTTGTTGTGA
- a CDS encoding anhydro-N-acetylmuramic acid kinase produces the protein MEKLVKLWDWSKFLQDLEKPEHTILGLMSGTSADGLDIANVTFKYEDNNLTFQIKKAVTVSYEKEFQKRILESYDKRLADVEYVTRINFELARLHARMVKDLNLNFDFIAYHGQTVYHLPSEGATLQLGEADVLAVELGKPVVFDFRKKDVALGGQGAPISAYFDSLFLIRDEQTAVLNVGGISNITTLNSDGNLIAFDTGPGNCLVDLVCQKYFNVKYDVNGEISGQGNLDENLLKIFMEQDRVYAEKKPPKTTGREVYNDEFLNNALAKAGKIDYLDLLRTLVRFTAQSIEKNIRLHALQVKRLVVVGGGAYNRTLTNDLRDLGFEIIVPDETLINFREAIAIALLGELFLRGLAHYSTVTGAIKPSVLGKLALPV, from the coding sequence TTGGAAAAATTGGTCAAATTGTGGGATTGGAGTAAATTCTTGCAAGATTTAGAAAAACCAGAACACACAATTTTGGGTCTGATGTCCGGAACATCTGCTGATGGACTGGATATCGCCAACGTTACTTTTAAGTACGAGGATAATAACTTAACGTTTCAAATCAAGAAGGCGGTCACCGTTTCGTACGAAAAAGAATTTCAAAAGAGAATTTTGGAATCATACGACAAAAGATTGGCGGATGTTGAGTACGTTACCCGCATCAATTTTGAGTTGGCTAGACTTCATGCACGTATGGTGAAAGACTTAAATTTGAACTTTGATTTTATCGCATACCACGGTCAGACTGTGTACCACTTACCTTCGGAAGGTGCGACTCTTCAGTTAGGCGAAGCCGACGTGCTTGCCGTAGAGCTGGGTAAACCTGTGGTATTTGATTTTAGAAAGAAAGACGTGGCACTTGGTGGCCAAGGTGCGCCCATAAGCGCTTATTTCGATTCTTTGTTTTTAATAAGAGACGAACAGACTGCGGTCCTCAACGTTGGTGGGATTTCTAACATAACAACGCTTAACAGTGATGGAAACCTAATAGCTTTCGATACCGGACCGGGGAATTGTCTGGTGGACTTGGTCTGTCAAAAATATTTTAATGTGAAGTACGATGTGAACGGTGAAATATCAGGTCAAGGTAACCTTGACGAGAATTTACTCAAAATCTTTATGGAACAAGACAGAGTTTACGCGGAAAAGAAGCCCCCGAAAACAACGGGTCGTGAAGTTTACAACGACGAATTCTTAAATAACGCACTTGCCAAAGCAGGGAAAATTGATTACTTGGACTTACTAAGAACACTTGTAAGGTTTACCGCACAAAGCATCGAAAAAAACATTAGATTACATGCACTTCAAGTAAAAAGATTGGTTGTTGTTGGAGGAGGTGCTTACAATAGGACGCTAACAAATGATTTAAGAGACTTAGGTTTCGAAATCATCGTTCCAGATGAAACGCTGATCAACTTTAGAGAAGCAATCGCTATTGCACTACTTGGCGAACTCTTCTTGAGGGGACTTGCACACTATAGTACGGTCACCGGAGCTATCAAACCTTCGGTTCTTGGTAAGTTAGCACTTCCAGTTTAA
- a CDS encoding SIS domain-containing protein: MSSFKTYDEITKVGKLFEIVDELTPPQFESGKRYIFIGCGSSYNAGLIVSEVMTRYGFTAKAITAGEVLIKEMVEELVSNFDHAILISRTGFTTETVKVAEMLKGRIRTLGVTCDKNTPLAAACDSTYELDFAHEESVIMTASFSAILRLFLNAIKQIDVNPEEYLKKFDEKTSEQIVSNKSHFVFLGYRERYYMARESALKVQELSLDHTEFHETLEYRHGPIALLSEKSHVVIFSEFRNPSPLEEDLANDIINRGASAEIITSCTDESLFEVQVLNLYSQILGYKRAIHKGLNPDKPHGLTKFVSLEDL, translated from the coding sequence ATGTCGAGTTTCAAGACTTACGATGAAATAACGAAAGTAGGCAAGCTCTTTGAAATCGTCGATGAGTTAACACCCCCACAGTTTGAAAGTGGAAAAAGATACATATTCATAGGCTGTGGTAGTTCGTATAACGCCGGACTAATAGTATCGGAAGTTATGACCAGGTACGGTTTCACTGCAAAAGCCATAACAGCCGGTGAGGTATTGATCAAAGAAATGGTCGAAGAGTTAGTTAGTAATTTTGACCATGCCATTTTGATTTCCCGAACAGGTTTTACAACCGAGACAGTAAAGGTTGCTGAAATGCTGAAGGGAAGGATTCGAACGCTTGGAGTCACATGCGATAAGAACACGCCGTTAGCTGCTGCTTGTGACTCAACGTACGAACTGGATTTCGCTCATGAAGAATCCGTAATCATGACCGCAAGTTTTTCGGCAATACTTAGGCTCTTTTTGAACGCTATTAAGCAAATTGACGTCAACCCTGAAGAATATCTTAAGAAATTCGATGAAAAGACCTCCGAGCAGATAGTTTCTAACAAGAGCCATTTTGTGTTCTTGGGTTATCGAGAACGTTACTATATGGCCAGAGAGAGTGCTTTGAAGGTCCAAGAGCTATCGCTTGATCACACCGAATTTCACGAAACACTCGAGTATCGTCACGGTCCGATCGCACTACTTTCCGAAAAATCCCACGTTGTGATTTTCTCCGAATTCCGAAATCCAAGTCCACTTGAAGAAGATTTAGCTAATGACATCATCAACCGTGGGGCGAGTGCTGAAATTATAACCTCATGCACGGACGAATCGCTTTTTGAAGTACAGGTTCTAAATTTATACAGCCAAATTCTAGGATACAAACGGGCCATACACAAAGGTCTGAACCCTGACAAACCTCACGGACTCACAAAGTTTGTCTCACTTGAAGACTTATGA
- the nagA gene encoding N-acetylglucosamine-6-phosphate deacetylase, producing MIIENVLIVDPLDGEYVGSVEFEDVILDVKKSNKSTYDNILMPAFVDPHIHGIKGIDTMTASQEDFKKFKEFEALEGVWYFQPTTVTCPLTKLSEINLPSDLKLHIEGPFIASKRKGAHNEAYIQPPPRDVHELERYLPLSYIGMITVAPEYDTFMEFARSCEVKGIRISLGHSDATFEQVKSAFENGFKRITHFPNALSPLHHRELGVTGAGLLLDFTLEIIADGIHCSPDFVRLVYKIKGAQRIILVTDSISAAGLKDGSYMLGDLHVRVENGIAKLHDGTLAGSTLRFSEAIKNFVKFTDCSLKELAMVSSYNACKDLNLNGGRIKKGHPAKLILLDKDLNIKKVWNF from the coding sequence ATGATAATTGAAAACGTGCTGATAGTAGATCCGTTGGACGGTGAATACGTAGGCAGTGTGGAGTTTGAAGACGTAATTTTAGACGTTAAGAAATCAAATAAATCAACTTATGATAATATCCTCATGCCAGCGTTTGTTGATCCACATATACATGGGATAAAAGGTATCGACACGATGACGGCTTCACAAGAAGATTTCAAAAAGTTCAAAGAATTCGAAGCTCTGGAAGGAGTTTGGTATTTTCAACCAACAACAGTTACATGCCCTTTAACCAAATTGAGTGAAATTAACCTTCCTTCGGACTTGAAACTGCACATAGAAGGCCCGTTCATAGCCAGTAAAAGAAAAGGCGCACACAACGAAGCGTATATTCAACCGCCACCAAGGGATGTTCATGAACTTGAAAGATATCTTCCTTTATCCTACATTGGAATGATAACCGTTGCTCCGGAATACGACACCTTTATGGAATTTGCCAGAAGCTGTGAAGTGAAAGGCATCAGAATATCGTTGGGGCATTCCGATGCGACTTTTGAGCAGGTCAAATCGGCGTTTGAGAATGGTTTCAAAAGGATCACACACTTTCCAAATGCACTCAGCCCGCTACATCACAGAGAACTCGGTGTGACAGGTGCAGGATTGTTGTTGGATTTCACACTAGAGATTATAGCAGACGGCATTCATTGTTCACCAGATTTTGTGAGATTGGTTTACAAAATCAAAGGTGCACAGCGAATAATACTTGTAACAGATAGCATAAGTGCAGCCGGACTAAAGGATGGCAGTTACATGCTTGGAGACCTGCATGTAAGAGTTGAGAACGGTATAGCTAAACTCCACGACGGAACGTTGGCTGGAAGCACTTTGAGATTTTCTGAGGCTATAAAGAACTTTGTGAAGTTCACGGATTGTTCGCTAAAAGAATTAGCCATGGTCAGTTCATACAACGCCTGCAAAGACCTGAATTTGAACGGTGGCAGGATAAAAAAAGGACACCCCGCAAAGCTAATCCTACTTGATAAAGATTTGAACATCAAGAAGGTCTGGAATTTCTGA
- a CDS encoding DUF6485 family protein, whose amino-acid sequence MPAGCPSLEKNLKNCTCTYLSCDKRGKCCECVAYHRSLGEIPGCFFTKEGERTWDRSIENFIRDRGRK is encoded by the coding sequence ATGCCAGCAGGATGTCCATCTTTGGAAAAGAACCTCAAAAATTGTACCTGCACATACCTTTCGTGTGATAAACGAGGAAAGTGTTGCGAGTGCGTGGCATACCACAGAAGCCTCGGAGAAATCCCGGGTTGCTTTTTCACCAAAGAAGGAGAGCGCACTTGGGATAGGTCTATAGAAAACTTCATCAGGGATAGGGGAAGAAAATAA
- a CDS encoding AAA family ATPase, with protein MEKTQKKLHERVIENVEKVIKGKSEQIKIVLAAMYAGGHVLLEDVPGVGKTILARSLAISLGLNFKRVQFTPDLLPTDLTGLSIYDRKTETFVFREGPVFTDILLADEINRATPRTQSALLEAMAERQVTVDGVTHKLSNNFFVIATQNPIEYEGTFPLPEAQLDRFTIRISLGYPDKESEMEILESQKVRHPIDELKAVGTSEEFSNEKLRVREVKISQEVKEYIVNIVDATRRHESLKYGSSPRGSLALMHVSMAWAYINGRDFVLPDDVKKVAPYVLIHRIIQNTESKILREAKEDILNDILEKVPVVVEK; from the coding sequence ATGGAGAAAACTCAAAAGAAGTTGCACGAAAGAGTTATCGAAAACGTTGAGAAAGTTATCAAGGGCAAAAGTGAGCAGATAAAAATCGTGCTCGCTGCCATGTATGCGGGCGGTCACGTTCTGTTGGAAGACGTTCCCGGTGTTGGTAAAACCATACTTGCCCGGTCACTTGCAATATCTCTTGGCCTTAACTTTAAGCGCGTACAATTCACACCAGATTTACTTCCCACGGATTTGACAGGTTTGTCAATTTACGACAGGAAGACGGAAACGTTTGTTTTTAGAGAAGGCCCTGTATTTACCGATATTCTTTTAGCTGATGAAATCAACCGTGCTACACCAAGAACGCAATCGGCACTATTAGAGGCTATGGCGGAAAGGCAGGTCACGGTGGATGGTGTAACACATAAATTGTCAAACAACTTCTTCGTAATAGCGACACAAAATCCAATAGAATACGAAGGAACTTTTCCGCTTCCGGAAGCCCAGCTAGATAGATTTACAATAAGAATAAGTCTTGGGTATCCTGACAAAGAAAGCGAGATGGAAATCCTTGAATCTCAAAAAGTGAGGCATCCCATTGATGAATTGAAAGCGGTTGGAACATCAGAAGAATTTTCGAACGAGAAACTTAGAGTTAGAGAAGTCAAGATAAGTCAAGAAGTCAAGGAATACATCGTAAATATCGTCGATGCAACAAGGCGTCATGAATCGCTTAAGTATGGTTCGAGTCCGAGAGGAAGCCTTGCATTAATGCATGTCAGCATGGCGTGGGCGTATATCAACGGAAGGGACTTCGTGCTTCCAGATGATGTGAAGAAAGTAGCCCCATATGTTTTGATTCATAGAATTATTCAAAACACGGAATCGAAGATTCTAAGAGAAGCAAAAGAAGACATTCTAAACGACATTCTTGAAAAAGTACCGGTTGTTGTGGAAAAATAA
- a CDS encoding DUF58 domain-containing protein, which produces MKSTEKKENRRTWSKVSPAFYVIIILSIFLSAFVYNKYVWLLDILSGWLIFDYLALKFHSKALKTNVTGRTRVFINERFDVVITISSESKKALTVEVVPPAVVKKAPVRLVINSNERVSLAFDTFFGTRGTKDLGYYTIKIESFTRLFQIMITEPMPFKVKVFPRLEHAEAEVERILEMLPVVKSKHKLVEDISYIRNVREYEREPLNRIHWKQSAKMGELMVKEYEYAGTTRNFILLDLNLPAGIYSKAAWEFIHKKYQEEAIKATAGLLKYFSDRHEKTNLLISHAKGTYDLSFADYVLYFDYLAEVEGTLENEQYTSELLEHVIDVVQPTDTVLLIGMFLTKSEVDRLLRLRTRCGRVIVLIMPYGYREATSKKFKSYFDVPIEIRELYQYAKVLREENVIVQVWHENTSFMEGLLKLTDSAQI; this is translated from the coding sequence ATGAAAAGCACGGAAAAGAAGGAAAATCGAAGAACATGGTCAAAGGTGAGTCCGGCGTTTTATGTTATAATCATTCTTTCCATTTTTCTGAGCGCTTTTGTTTACAACAAATACGTGTGGTTACTTGATATTTTATCAGGTTGGCTGATTTTTGATTATTTGGCCCTAAAATTCCATTCCAAAGCCCTGAAAACCAACGTTACTGGAAGAACGCGTGTGTTTATCAATGAACGATTTGATGTAGTGATAACAATCTCTTCCGAAAGTAAAAAGGCACTGACCGTAGAAGTTGTTCCGCCAGCAGTTGTTAAGAAAGCTCCTGTGCGTCTTGTCATAAATTCTAATGAACGCGTTTCACTTGCATTTGACACGTTCTTTGGAACACGTGGAACGAAAGATTTGGGCTATTACACGATAAAAATCGAGAGTTTCACACGGCTATTTCAGATTATGATCACAGAACCGATGCCTTTCAAAGTCAAGGTCTTTCCAAGACTTGAACACGCTGAAGCTGAAGTGGAAAGGATTTTGGAAATGCTCCCTGTTGTGAAGAGTAAACACAAGCTTGTTGAAGATATCTCGTACATCAGAAACGTGCGAGAGTACGAGCGCGAGCCGCTAAACAGGATCCACTGGAAGCAAAGTGCCAAGATGGGAGAATTGATGGTTAAAGAATACGAATACGCAGGGACTACAAGAAATTTCATCCTGCTCGATTTAAATCTTCCTGCTGGCATATATTCAAAAGCGGCTTGGGAGTTCATACACAAAAAGTACCAAGAAGAAGCAATAAAAGCGACTGCAGGACTACTTAAGTACTTCTCTGACAGGCACGAAAAAACTAATTTGCTGATATCTCATGCAAAGGGGACGTACGACCTTTCATTTGCAGATTACGTACTTTACTTCGATTACTTGGCGGAAGTCGAAGGAACACTCGAAAATGAACAGTACACTTCTGAACTCTTAGAGCACGTCATAGATGTTGTTCAACCAACGGATACGGTCTTGTTAATAGGTATGTTCTTAACAAAGTCTGAGGTTGACCGCCTGCTGAGATTAAGGACAAGGTGCGGAAGAGTTATCGTTTTGATTATGCCATATGGATACAGAGAGGCAACGAGTAAGAAGTTCAAGTCGTATTTTGACGTTCCGATTGAAATAAGGGAATTGTACCAGTACGCGAAGGTCTTGCGGGAAGAAAATGTTATCGTTCAAGTGTGGCATGAAAATACGAGCTTTATGGAAGGCTTATTGAAACTCACGGACAGTGCACAGATTTAG
- a CDS encoding PQQ-binding-like beta-propeller repeat protein has product MKAILFYIGLFSVLFFEMFQNVVFTLDFTLYGHSSAVWDLKIDNDKLYSVGADGTLKVWNKELLPLQSITTHGSWARCVAVNDKYVAVGGYKPDNMIKVYDKHTMKLLHTLKGHAGSVFSLNFYNTMLISAGSDNTIIIWKDFKLFKSLKIHDGWIRKIVVFGNYLISGDENGRIAFSSLEDFNLKQSFEFGSQVLSLHAFKNVLYSGLSDGSMYRFRIEKNTIRAEKVLSFQSAVQSIVDDGKFLYVSVGGKVIVISDERNILKTVKDLDISVSEITALQITDNMIFASNREGEILKYSTDGKYIKKAPKHFLSSAKIHANKDTLVVGREDGTIESYNVFSGLMRWNYKNDGSLRCILALNESVIVGDALGKLLVLRNGKVEASFSNEDAIISCTPDSSGKNVIYLGSRGKILTLENIKGKWTLRTISKISEEWSTSIHDDGEILYFGTNIGNVYMLDKKNYQAKLIKFYPSAVVKIAKISNRIVVFYFDGTYALFDGKSWNFQKSDVFPLYTGLVGDSQMYLGGSKLKIGNEALEFEAFVVDLANLPGTRHSFFASLSNGVVLQIENGNVVRRFSGQLGAISTIYANGVVACGHEDGKVTLWTYNVKQNTFQLTMVLDDHIDSVKSVASYKNYVISASNDRTIKIWDFKTGKLVNMLIGHSGYVWSILVVGDILVSGGWDGKVILWDLKTFQKLKTYEFPKLSFTDIFALSEEEIYLTTLEGFVVRIYKGQTKKVKISEQTLWSIDSNYVGNLASSKVRIYTAGWDGRVYILDKELKKIGEFRCHNSTIFKVIHFDQKLFTAGTDNLIKVWDLTGDEPKNIGVYSKFRQSILSVALSKTLGKLITTDGENLISVDLGDIPK; this is encoded by the coding sequence TTGAAAGCTATTCTCTTCTATATCGGATTATTCAGTGTCTTATTCTTTGAAATGTTCCAGAATGTAGTTTTTACATTAGACTTTACTCTTTACGGTCACAGCTCTGCGGTTTGGGATTTGAAAATCGATAACGACAAGCTTTATTCAGTTGGTGCAGATGGAACACTAAAAGTGTGGAACAAAGAGCTCCTGCCACTACAGAGTATCACAACTCACGGTAGTTGGGCAAGGTGCGTTGCCGTTAACGACAAATACGTTGCTGTAGGAGGCTATAAGCCTGATAACATGATCAAGGTTTACGACAAACATACGATGAAGCTACTCCACACTCTGAAAGGGCACGCTGGATCGGTCTTTTCTCTCAATTTTTATAACACCATGCTTATCTCCGCTGGTTCTGACAATACAATAATCATCTGGAAGGATTTCAAATTGTTCAAATCTCTTAAAATCCACGACGGATGGATTAGAAAAATTGTCGTCTTCGGTAACTACCTCATCTCAGGTGATGAGAATGGAAGAATCGCTTTTTCTTCACTCGAAGACTTCAATCTTAAGCAGTCCTTCGAATTTGGTTCACAGGTGCTATCACTTCACGCGTTTAAAAATGTTTTGTATTCTGGGCTTTCTGATGGTTCGATGTATAGATTTCGCATAGAAAAGAACACAATAAGAGCTGAGAAGGTTTTATCTTTTCAATCCGCTGTTCAATCGATAGTTGATGATGGGAAATTTTTGTACGTATCGGTCGGAGGTAAGGTTATAGTTATCAGCGATGAGAGAAATATTCTTAAAACAGTGAAAGATTTGGACATTTCCGTTTCGGAGATCACAGCATTGCAGATAACTGACAACATGATATTTGCTTCGAACAGGGAAGGAGAAATACTCAAGTACTCAACTGACGGAAAATATATAAAAAAAGCTCCCAAGCATTTTTTGTCATCTGCGAAAATTCACGCAAACAAAGATACACTCGTTGTTGGTAGAGAAGATGGAACTATTGAAAGCTACAACGTATTCAGCGGTTTGATGAGGTGGAACTACAAGAATGACGGTAGTTTGAGATGTATCCTCGCACTGAATGAATCAGTTATCGTTGGAGATGCGCTTGGGAAATTGCTTGTATTAAGAAATGGCAAAGTCGAAGCCTCCTTTAGCAACGAAGATGCGATTATAAGCTGTACTCCTGATTCATCAGGAAAGAACGTAATCTACCTTGGCAGCCGTGGAAAGATCTTAACTTTGGAAAACATCAAAGGCAAATGGACACTGAGGACGATTTCGAAAATTTCAGAAGAATGGAGCACGTCAATACACGATGATGGAGAAATCCTTTACTTTGGCACCAACATCGGTAATGTTTACATGCTCGACAAAAAGAATTACCAAGCGAAATTGATAAAGTTTTACCCCAGCGCGGTTGTAAAGATCGCCAAAATTAGCAATCGTATTGTCGTCTTCTATTTTGATGGGACGTATGCTTTATTTGATGGTAAGTCTTGGAACTTTCAAAAAAGTGATGTATTTCCGTTATACACTGGGTTGGTTGGGGATTCACAGATGTACTTAGGTGGTTCGAAATTAAAAATTGGCAATGAAGCTTTAGAATTTGAAGCCTTTGTAGTCGACCTTGCAAATTTACCGGGAACTCGTCACAGTTTCTTTGCAAGCTTATCAAACGGTGTTGTTCTTCAAATTGAAAATGGGAATGTAGTTCGAAGATTTTCAGGTCAATTAGGTGCAATTTCAACGATTTACGCAAATGGTGTGGTTGCTTGCGGTCATGAAGACGGAAAGGTGACATTGTGGACTTACAATGTTAAGCAAAACACATTTCAGTTAACGATGGTCCTTGATGACCACATTGATTCAGTGAAGAGTGTTGCAAGCTACAAAAACTATGTAATATCTGCTTCGAACGATAGAACTATTAAGATATGGGATTTCAAAACCGGAAAGCTGGTCAATATGCTTATAGGTCATAGTGGTTATGTGTGGAGTATATTAGTAGTTGGTGATATACTTGTAAGTGGTGGGTGGGATGGAAAAGTCATCTTGTGGGATTTGAAGACCTTTCAAAAGCTGAAAACTTACGAATTCCCAAAACTTTCTTTCACCGATATTTTTGCTCTGTCGGAAGAGGAGATATATTTAACAACACTGGAAGGTTTCGTTGTTAGGATTTACAAAGGTCAAACGAAGAAGGTTAAAATCTCCGAACAAACCTTATGGTCTATTGACAGTAACTACGTGGGCAATTTGGCATCATCTAAAGTCAGGATATACACTGCTGGTTGGGATGGCAGGGTGTATATTCTCGATAAGGAACTAAAGAAAATTGGTGAATTCAGATGTCATAACTCGACTATATTTAAAGTCATACATTTTGACCAAAAACTTTTCACAGCTGGGACTGACAATCTGATTAAAGTATGGGACTTGACTGGAGATGAACCAAAAAATATTGGTGTTTATTCGAAATTCCGGCAGTCGATACTCTCCGTTGCACTTTCGAAAACGCTTGGAAAATTGATAACAACCGATGGCGAGAATCTAATTTCCGTGGATTTGGGAGACATTCCTAAATAA